GTGGTCGAGCGCGACGGTTCCGGCTGGCGCAACGTGCTGTTCCGGCACGTGTTCAACTACGTGCCGTTCACCGCCGGCCAGCGCACCTTCACGGTGGCGGGCGCCGCGGCGGAACTGGTCGTGGTCGAGAACGGGTTCAGCCAGTTCGACCTGGAATTCTTCGTGACCTCCGACCGTGACAGCGCAACCGTGCGCGCGGCGTTCTACACCGGGGTCCTGGACCGCGCGGACGTCGACCTCATGGTCCGCCGCTACGACGCGCTGCTGGTCGCCGTCGGCGCCGCCCTGGACACGCCGGTCGGCTCGCTGTCGATCTGGTCACCCCGGGACCACGCGGTCATCGACGCCGCCAACGCCACCGACCGCCCGATCGAGCTGACGTCGGTGCTCGCCGGATTCGCCGAGCGCGCCGCCGCCGAGCCGGACGCCCTCGCGGTCCGCGACGGAGACCGTGGAGTGAGCTACGGTCGCCTGTGGTCCGCCGCGGCGCACACCGCCGAGCGGCTGACGGCGGCCGGCGTCCGCCCCGGCGACATCGTCGCGCTGCTCGTGCCGCGGGGTGCGGCACTGGCCGCCGCGGTGTTCGGGACCTGGCTCGCCGGTGCGGCGTACCTGCCGCTGGACCCGCACCACCCGGCGGAGCGCATCGCCTACCAGCTGGACGACGCGGGCGCACGGGTGGTGGTGACCGGCGACGGCCTCACCGCGCCCGGCGACCGCCGGACGGTCCCCGCCCCCGACGTCGACGCCGCGCCCACCCTCCCCGTCGACCGCGACAGGACCGGCGCGGCAGGGCCGGACGCCCTCGCGTACGTGATCTACACCTCCGGATCGACGGGACGGCCCAAGGGCATCCCCATCACCCACCGGAGCCTGGCCAACCACATCACCGACTACGCGGTGCGCTTCGGCGTCGCCGCGACGGCGCGGCCCACCGGCTGGCTCAGCACGTACAGTTTCGACACCTCGTCGCTGGAACTGATGATGCCGCTGCTGCACGGCGGCCACACGGTCGTGCTGCCCGACGAGGCGCGCACCGACGGAGCCCTGCTGGCCGAGGCGATACGCGTCCACGACATCGGATTCCTGCAGGCGACGCCGACCACCTGGCGACTCGTCGCCGACCGGATCACCGCTCTGGTCGCAGGCCGCACGCTGCTCAGCGGAGGTGAGCCACTGCCCGGCGGCCTGGCCGCGACCCTGACCGGGGCGGGCGCCGAACTGTGGAACGTCTACGGCCCCACGGAGAGCACGATCTGGGCGACCGCAGGACGGGTGCCGACGGACCCCGGCGACCGGGTCGACGTGGGGACGCCGATCGCCAACACCCGGGTCTTCATCGCCGGCCCGGACGGGGAGCCGCTGCCGATCGGCCTGCGCGGCGAATTGTGCGTCGCCGGGGTCGGTGTCGCCGCCGGCTACCACGGGCGGCCCGACCTCACCGCCGAGCGGTTCGGATCGAACCCCCGGTGGGGACGCTTCTACCGCTCCGGAGACGTGGCGCGCTGGCTGCCGGACGGCCGCATCAACCTGCTGGGCCGCATGGACCGGCAGGTGAAGCTGCGCGGCAACCGGATCGAACTGGGCGAGATCGAGGCGGTGTTGTCCGATCACCCGGACGTCGAGGCGGCCGCCGTGCTGGTGGTCGGCGACCCCGGCACGGACGGCAGCCTGGCCGCTTTCGTCCAGGTGCCGCACCGGCCCGAGGCGATGGGCGAGCTCTGGGAGTACGCCCGGCAGCGGCTGCCGCGCTCGGTGGTGCCGCACCGCTTCCTCGCGGTGGAGGCGTTTCCGCGTACCGGAAGCGACAAGGTCGACTACCTGGCGCTGGCGGACCTCGCCGCGCGCAGGCCGGCCGCGAC
Above is a genomic segment from Streptomyces collinus Tu 365 containing:
- a CDS encoding non-ribosomal peptide synthetase, which produces MTAGAADARGRASRKETALWLLDDLVPGSGANNLSLAFRVAGRLDPAALATALDLLPRRYEVLRTVFHRSDDALTRTVLPSLRIEPEQADAHGDDHGAGHGDERDALTAFVARPFRADGSPLLRALLLHGPDDDILCLALHHAIADVQSTAVLRAQLVEFYEAVLAGRTPEPDPVPAWHEPAPSERSLTFWRDTMAGFRSSGSELWCEKPAPATTTLEGDEVTHVLSPEAHEVVRRLQRELRAPESVVLLTAYAVLLAGHGAGPDLTIGSPVNTRGREAAGAVGYHSNLVTLRLLTERTAGFRELVGRARRVFMEAMTHADTPADELLDVVERDGSGWRNVLFRHVFNYVPFTAGQRTFTVAGAAAELVVVENGFSQFDLEFFVTSDRDSATVRAAFYTGVLDRADVDLMVRRYDALLVAVGAALDTPVGSLSIWSPRDHAVIDAANATDRPIELTSVLAGFAERAAAEPDALAVRDGDRGVSYGRLWSAAAHTAERLTAAGVRPGDIVALLVPRGAALAAAVFGTWLAGAAYLPLDPHHPAERIAYQLDDAGARVVVTGDGLTAPGDRRTVPAPDVDAAPTLPVDRDRTGAAGPDALAYVIYTSGSTGRPKGIPITHRSLANHITDYAVRFGVAATARPTGWLSTYSFDTSSLELMMPLLHGGHTVVLPDEARTDGALLAEAIRVHDIGFLQATPTTWRLVADRITALVAGRTLLSGGEPLPGGLAATLTGAGAELWNVYGPTESTIWATAGRVPTDPGDRVDVGTPIANTRVFIAGPDGEPLPIGLRGELCVAGVGVAAGYHGRPDLTAERFGSNPRWGRFYRSGDVARWLPDGRINLLGRMDRQVKLRGNRIELGEIEAVLSDHPDVEAAAVLVVGDPGTDGSLAAFVQVPHRPEAMGELWEYARQRLPRSVVPHRFLAVEAFPRTGSDKVDYLALADLAARRPAATGGDAAGPVGGDALTATLTKLFAELLDQPDLDADSHFFTSGGHSLLAAALAQRIKDETGVRLPLTDVFENPTPAALAGRLRGLG